A stretch of Porites lutea chromosome 5, jaPorLute2.1, whole genome shotgun sequence DNA encodes these proteins:
- the LOC140938276 gene encoding carbohydrate sulfotransferase 11-like encodes MSEIEKDGHLLERIKQRQTVRQQRLRDYCKKHASSRNRSDRYDHPIIVNDEYKVIFCYIPKVACSQWKRVFLALDNRTDVDDVHDNKHYKFLLYDYSDEDIKVRLQSYFKFVFVREPLERLLSAYNNKFVNNRWPWRIIQSYKTKILERYKQDEPSSNSSDQDLTFKKFIYYVSDVGFDRDAHWRSYGPICHPCDIEYDFIGHFEDMPEEAPYILRQTGMDRAVTFPPFLTHNTSSQLLKSYAPIPKEKIAQLGKAFEEDFEMFNYDFPGPLSDLMHD; translated from the exons ATGTCTGAA ATAGAGAAGGATGGTCACCTTTTGGAGCGGATTAAACAGAGACAAACTGTGCGACAGCAGCGACTTAGAGACTACTGTAAGAAGCACGCTTCAAGCAGAAATCGAAGCGATCGATACGATCATCCTATAATTGTTAACGATGAGTACAAAGTAATCTTCTGCTATATTCCCAAGGTGGCCTGCAGTCAATGGAAACGTGTCTTTCTTGCTCTTGATAACCGCACCGATGTGGATGATGTGCATGATAACAAACATTATAAATTTCTCTTATATGATTATTCGGACGAGGATATTAAAGTGAGGCTACAATCTTACTTTAAGTTTGTATTTGTTCGCGAACCACTCGAGAGGCTTTTGTCAGCCTACAATAACAAGTTTGTAAACAACCGATGGCCTTGGAGAATAATTCAAAGTTATAAAACGAAAATTTTGGAAAGATACAAACAAGACGAACCTAGCTCTAACAGCTCCGACCAGGATCTTACTTTTAAGAAGTTCATTTATTATGTGAGTGATGTTGGGTTTGATCGAGATGCACACTGGCGATCGTACGGCCCAATTTGTCACCCGTGTGATATAGAGTACGATTTCATCGGTCATTTTGAGGACATGCCAGAAGAAGCACCTTATATCCTACGGCAAACAGGAATGGATCGGGCAGTGACCTTTCCTCCGTTTCTTACCCACAATACTTCAAGTCAACTTCTTAAAAGCTATGCCCCGATACCCAAGGAGAAGATCGCTCAGCTGGGTAAGGCCTTTGAAGAAGactttgaaatgtttaattaCGATTTCCCAGGGCCTCTATCCGATCTCATGCACGATTGA